The genomic segment CAGCGGGGTGCGCGTCGTGGAGGAGACCGAGCGGGCGCGGGAGCTGTCGCGCATGCTCGCCGGATTGCCCGATTCCGATCTGGGCATCGCGCACGCCGAGGAGTTGCTGGCCGTCGCGGGGCGCGAGAAAAGGGCCTGAACAGGGAGTTCGGTCATGGCACCATGACTGACAGGGACGAGCGGGGCAAATGCCCCTTTAGTGGGTGAGATCGCGCATGTCGCGTGCCAGGCGCGTGATTCGGCATGTCAGGATGGCCGTGATGCGACTTCCCACCTTGCGCCGCACGCGGAGCACCGATCCCGATGCCCTCGCCGGCACCGCGCGCCTCGACCGCCGGACCAAGCGTCTGACCGGCCGGCTGCGCCCCGGCGAGATCGCCGTGATCGACCACGTCGACATCGACCGGGTGGCCGCCGACGCGCTGGTCGCCGTGGGCGTGGCCGCGGTGCTCAACGCGAAGCCGTCGATCTCGGGCCGCTATCCCAACCTCGGCCCCGAGGTGCTGATCAAGAACGGCATCGTGCTGATCGACGACCTCGGCGAGGAGGTCTTCGCGCGGCTCAGCGAGGGTGACCAGGTGGTCCTCGAGGGAGACACCGTGCTGCTCGACGGCGAACCCGTGGCCACCGGCGTCCGGCAGGACTCCGAGACCGTGGCCCGGTCGATGGCCGACGCCCGCGAGGGCCTGTCGGTGCAGCTCGAGGCGTTCGCCGCGAACACCATGGACTACCTCAAGCAGGAGCGGGAGCTGCTGCTCGACGGGGTCGGCGTGCCCGACGTGCGCACCCAGATCGCCGGCCGGCACGTGCTGATCGTGGTGCGCGGCTACGACTACAAGGACGACCTCGACGTCCTGCGGCCCTACATCCACGAATACAAGCCGGTGCTGATCGGTGTGGACGGCGGTGCCGACGCGCTGGTCGAGTCGGGCTACACCCCCGACATGATCATCGGCGACATGGACTCGGTCACCGATGACGTGCTGCGCTGCGGGGCCGAGGTCGTCGTGCACGCCTATCCGGACGGCCGCGCCCCCGGGCTCGAGCGGGTGCACAAGCTCGACGTGGCCGCGCTGACCTTCCCGGCCGCGGCCACCAGCGAAGACCTGGCGATGCTGCTGGCCGACGACAAGGGCGCCACCCTGATCGTGGCCGTGGGCACGCACGCCAACCTGGTCGAGTTCCTCGACAAGGGCCGCGGCGGCATGGCGTCGACGTTCCTGACCCGGCTCAAAGTGGGCGGCAAACTGGTCGACGCCAAGGGGGTGAGCCGGCTCTACAAGCAGAACATCTCCGGTTCGGCCCTGCTGCTGCTGGTGCTCTCGGCGACGGCCGCGATGGCGTCCGCGGTGGCCGTGTCGACGGTCGGCAAGGCATACCTGACCGTGGTTTCCGAGTGGTGGGACAATCTGGTCTTCCAGCTCGGCCATCTTTTCTGACTACGGGGCTTTCGTCGTGATCAACTTCCGGTACCACGTGGTGTCGCTCACCGCGGTCTTCCTGGCCCTGGCCATCGGCCTGGTCGTGGGCACCGCCGCGCTCAACGGTCCGGTGGCCGACAACCTCAAGAGCCAGATCACCGCGCTCAACAAGGACCTGTCGAACAAGCGCGACGAGATCAACCAGTATCGCGAGGAGATCAACCGCAGCCAGGAGTTCGCCACCCAGATCGCCCCGTTCGTGCTCGACGGCAAGCTGACCGGGCGCAAGCTGGCCGTGCTGGCGCTGCCCGGCACGGATCAATACGCCGACAAGGTGATCCAGATGCTGTCGATCACCGGTGTCACGGTCACGGCCAAGGTCACCGTGCAGGACAAGTTCTTCGACCCGGCGGTCGAGCTCGAACTGCTCGACCTGGCCAGCGAGTCGTCGCAGCCGACGATCAGCACGACCGATCTGCCGGTCAACAGCAACGGCGTCGAGACGGCCAGCGCGCAGCTCGCCCTGGCGCTGCTGCAACGGCCCTCGGCCCCCGGCGCGGCCCCGGCCACCCAGCCCTCGGCGGCGGACGTGACGGCGGTGCTCACGGCCTACAGCAAGGCGAGCTACATCGCGGTGGAGGACAACGCCGTCGGCGGGGCCGAGGCCACCCTGATCATCACGGGCGCGCCGGCCGTCGACAAGGACGCCGCCAAGAAGGCGCAGTCGCTGGTCAACATGGCGGAGCAGTTCAGCGACGAGCGGCGGCTGGTGGTGGCCGGCGTCGGCGTGGGCGAGGGCAACCTCATCTCGGCCGTGCGCGGCGACCCGACGCTGAACAAGAAGATCTCCACCGTGGACAACGCCAGCACCACCGACGGCCAGGTCGCCTCGGCCATGGCGACCGTCGAGCGGGTGGTCGACGACAAGACCGGCCACTACGGCCTGGCCGCGGGGGCCTCGGCGCTGGTGCCCAAGGCCGCCTCGTAGCGGTCGTTCTCTAGACTTCTCGCCCATGGCAACCCTCCGCTCGCTGGCCGCCGGCGCGGCTGTGGCCCGGGCCGCGCTGGGCTGGATCCGTCGCGACCAGCACGCCGCCGCGCTCGAGCGCACCAACTTCCACGGCCGCACGGTCACCCTGGCCGGTGGCCCGGCACTGGCCCTGGGCGCGTCCACGGCCGCCGCGCTCGGTGCGGGCAGCGGGCGGCTGGCCGCCGCCGCGGTCACCGCCGGGGCGGTGGCGGGCGCGGTCGGGCTCTACGACGACATCGCCGGCAACCGGCCCGAGCAGAAAGCGGCCAAGGGCTTCGCCGGGCATCTGGGAGCGCTGCGCGAGGGCCGCGTCACCAGCGGTCTTGTCAAGATCGCCGGGGTGGGTGCGGCCGGCCTGGTCGCCGGCGCCCTGATCGGCAGCAACCGGCCGGGCCGGGCCGGGCGGGCCGCCGACGTGCTGGTCGGCGCGGGCGTCATCGCCGGCCTGGCCAACGTGGTCAACCTGCTCGACCTGCGCCCCGGGCGGGCCCTCAAGGCGGGCGCGATCGTCGGCGCGCCGCTGGCCCTGGGCCGGCGCGGCGGGGTCGCGGCGGGCACGCTGGGCGCCGCGGCGGCCCTGCTCCCCGACGACCTGGGCGAAGAGATCATGCTGGGCGACTCGGGGGCCAACGCGCTCGGCGCGCTGCTCGGCGTGGCGCTGGTGGCCCGCAGCGGCCCGGCCGGGCGGCTGGCCGCGCTGACCGTGCTGGGCGCGCTCACCGCGGCCAGCGAGAAGGTCAGCTTCACCAAGGTCATCCAGGACACGCCGTGGCTGCGCCGCGTCGACGAGCTGGGCCGCCGAGGCCCGGCGTGAGCACCGCGGTCACCGAATCGGCCGGGCCCGTCACCCGGAGCACAGCTTGACCAAGGCCCCCGCGGCCAAGATCGCCGGGGCCGCGGCGCTGATCACCGTCCTGACGGTGGTGGCGCGCATCGCCGGGTTCGGGCGCACCTTCGTCTTCCTGCACACGGTCGGCGACAACGGCCTGGGCGACATCTACAACGCCGCCAACACCATTCCCAACATCGTCTTCGAGCTGGTCGCCGGGGGCGCTCTGGCCAGCCTCGTGGTGCCGCTGCTGGCTGGAGCGGTGGCGGCCGGCGACCGGGAGCGGGTCAGCGCTGTCTCCTCGGCCCTGCTCACCTGGGTGCTGGTGCTGCTGGTGCCGATGGCCGCGCTGGTCGCGCTGCTGGCCGGCCCGATTGCCGGTCTGCTGCCCCGGGTGCCGGTCGAGCAGCAGGAGACCGCGGCGAGCATGCTGCGCGTCTTCGCCCCCCAGCTTCCCCTGTACGGCGTGGGCATCGTGCTCACCGGTGTGCTGCAGGCCCACCACCGCTTCGCTTGGCCGGTCATCGCCCCCCTGTTGTCCAGCGTGACCGTGATGGGCGCGTACCTGTCCTACGCCGCGGCCGACGGGGCCGGGACCGGGGTCGCGGGCCTGACCCGCACCGGCGAGCTGTTCCTGTCGGTCGGCACCACCTGCGGGGTCGTGGTTCTCGCCCTCTGCCTGGTCGTCCCGCTGCGCAGACTGCGCCTGCGGCTGCGCCCGGCCCTGCGGTTCCCCGGCGACGAGGGGCGCCGCGCCGTGCGGCTGGGCTGGGCCGGCGCGGTCACCGTCGGCTCCCAGCAGCTGATGACGGTCACCGCTATCGCGCTGGCGGCCGGGGCCGACGGCGATCTGACCCGCTACAACGCGGCCCAGACGGTCTTCTTGCTCCCATGGGCGGTGCTGGCTGTCCCGCTGGCCACCGCGGTGTACCCGACGTTGTCGGCCGCGGCCTCCGCAGGTGACGAGCAGGTCTACGGGCAGGCTCTGTCGGCTTCCGCCCGGTCGGTGATGCTGCTGTCGGGTCTCGGGGCGGCCGCGCTGATCGCCGTGGCCGGTCCGGCCGCCTACCTGATCGATGCGTTCCCCGCCTCGTCCGGCATCGCCGGATTCGCACCGGGTCTGCTGGGGTACGCGCTTTTCGCCCTGCTGTCCCGCGCGCTCTACGCCCGCGGGGCGACGGCCGCGGCTGCCTTCTCAACGGCGGTCGGCTGGATCGTCGCCGCCGGTTCCGCGTTGATGCTGGCCGGGTGGGGTCAGGAGCGCCTGGTGTTCGGGCTCGGCCTGGCCAACAGCATCGGCATGTCGGTCATCGGACTCTTGCTGGTGCTCGCCGTGCGCCGGCACGCCGGACCGGCGGCGCTGGCCGGTCTGGGCCGGATCACGCTGGTCACGGTGGTCGCGGCGGGTCTGGCCGCGCTGG from the Paractinoplanes abujensis genome contains:
- the steA gene encoding putative cytokinetic ring protein SteA, whose amino-acid sequence is MRLPTLRRTRSTDPDALAGTARLDRRTKRLTGRLRPGEIAVIDHVDIDRVAADALVAVGVAAVLNAKPSISGRYPNLGPEVLIKNGIVLIDDLGEEVFARLSEGDQVVLEGDTVLLDGEPVATGVRQDSETVARSMADAREGLSVQLEAFAANTMDYLKQERELLLDGVGVPDVRTQIAGRHVLIVVRGYDYKDDLDVLRPYIHEYKPVLIGVDGGADALVESGYTPDMIIGDMDSVTDDVLRCGAEVVVHAYPDGRAPGLERVHKLDVAALTFPAAATSEDLAMLLADDKGATLIVAVGTHANLVEFLDKGRGGMASTFLTRLKVGGKLVDAKGVSRLYKQNISGSALLLLVLSATAAMASAVAVSTVGKAYLTVVSEWWDNLVFQLGHLF
- a CDS encoding copper transporter → MINFRYHVVSLTAVFLALAIGLVVGTAALNGPVADNLKSQITALNKDLSNKRDEINQYREEINRSQEFATQIAPFVLDGKLTGRKLAVLALPGTDQYADKVIQMLSITGVTVTAKVTVQDKFFDPAVELELLDLASESSQPTISTTDLPVNSNGVETASAQLALALLQRPSAPGAAPATQPSAADVTAVLTAYSKASYIAVEDNAVGGAEATLIITGAPAVDKDAAKKAQSLVNMAEQFSDERRLVVAGVGVGEGNLISAVRGDPTLNKKISTVDNASTTDGQVASAMATVERVVDDKTGHYGLAAGASALVPKAAS
- the murJ gene encoding murein biosynthesis integral membrane protein MurJ codes for the protein MTKAPAAKIAGAAALITVLTVVARIAGFGRTFVFLHTVGDNGLGDIYNAANTIPNIVFELVAGGALASLVVPLLAGAVAAGDRERVSAVSSALLTWVLVLLVPMAALVALLAGPIAGLLPRVPVEQQETAASMLRVFAPQLPLYGVGIVLTGVLQAHHRFAWPVIAPLLSSVTVMGAYLSYAAADGAGTGVAGLTRTGELFLSVGTTCGVVVLALCLVVPLRRLRLRLRPALRFPGDEGRRAVRLGWAGAVTVGSQQLMTVTAIALAAGADGDLTRYNAAQTVFLLPWAVLAVPLATAVYPTLSAAASAGDEQVYGQALSASARSVMLLSGLGAAALIAVAGPAAYLIDAFPASSGIAGFAPGLLGYALFALLSRALYARGATAAAAFSTAVGWIVAAGSALMLAGWGQERLVFGLGLANSIGMSVIGLLLVLAVRRHAGPAALAGLGRITLVTVVAAGLAALAGWGVVAGLGPLFGPTPQVLGSIVQGILGGLAVLVVFVGVVYPLARHDLAPLARRLRRRPA